A stretch of Brassica rapa cultivar Chiifu-401-42 chromosome A08, CAAS_Brap_v3.01, whole genome shotgun sequence DNA encodes these proteins:
- the LOC117127384 gene encoding uncharacterized protein LOC117127384, with product MHIYASCGLWKFDPLKGWGFAVDTNKRGRVLYMELTSSFEDLSRMVLEDFGIDQNLVELELSYLPMELIGSIDCPPVIIESDRQVKNFLTYVRGKTSTRLCVSTSPISGNNSNIGVDNEKSSSPIREQGEPSSFPPRADSVRSSESSKDVEDNSNSNANKEDDVLAIKAKEDDNGKSVRFSLVDVVKRGETFQNKTMLKATMEMSAMTHNFDYKVVKSDRNLWYIRCKYNPCKWSVRAEGLSGSTYFIIKKYVADHTCAASSMNNGGRTASAKTIGSLIMHRYDGVKEGPKTNDVIQIMRMEHGCEISKSLAWDAREFAISMVRGIPEKSFGKIPKYLHMLREANPGTHTFYETDVDGRFRFLFVSFGQSVRGFQTAMRQVLVVDGTFLKSKYKGVLLAATALDGNSNLYPVAFAVVDSENDRSWDWFMRQLKVVIADEHSLAFVSDRNASLCKAIENVYPLSHHGICIHHLLNNVVTHYRGKGLAGLIAKASKAYRVIDFQKRFQAVCNISPAIGKYLTDADVTKWARCQFPGFRYDIRTTNPAESINSALRTPREYPVIPLLDSIREMLTRWFFERRTRSRKHTKPLTIAIEKKIDRRINKGKTFLVQPVDEYRFLVRGDTIDCLVDLDRRTCSCGKYDLLKIPCRHAIKAGLTVGRAPSSLTDEMYTTSTWRTAYEETINPIGVPEDSWVVPDDVWNANVEPPESRRGAGRRRKRRYETVEDKLRSSQGAEEKKRRRCSRCGEENHNRATCDRVI from the coding sequence ATGCATATCTATGCTTCTTGTGGGTTGTGGAAATTTGATCCCCTTAAAGGATGGGGATTTGCGGTTGATACGAACAAACGAGGTAGAGTATTGTACATGGAATTGACAAGTTCCTTTGAAGACCTAAGCCGTATGGTTTTAGAAGATTTTGGAATTGACCAAAACCTTGTCGAGCTTGAGTTAAGCTACTTACCTATGGAGTTAATCGGTTCAATAGACTGTCCTCCAGTTATCATTGAGAGTGATCGGCAAGTCAAAAATTTTCTTACTTATGTACGTGGAAAAACTTCTACAAGGTTGTGTGTGTCTACTTCACCTATCAGTGGAAACAACAGCAACATTGGGGTTGATAATGAGAAATCTAGCTCGCCTATCAGAGAACAAGGTGAACCTTCCTCGTTTCCACCTCGAGCTGACAGTGTTCGTTCATCTGAATCAAGCAAGGATGTTGAAGATAATTCCAACTCAAACGCCAATAAAGAAGATGATGTTCTCGCCATTAAAGCAAAAGAAGACGATAATGGAAAAAGTGTTCGGTTTTCTTTGGTGGATGTTGTGAAGAGGGGTGAaacgtttcaaaacaaaaccatgTTGAAAGCAACTATGGAAATGTCGGCAATGACGCATAATTTCGATTACAAAGTTGTGAAATCTGACAGAAACCTTTGGTACATCCGATGCAAATACAACCCTTGCAAATGGAGTGTTCGAGCTGAGGGGTTATCAGGTTCCACATATTTCATCATCAAAAAATATGTGGCGGATCATACATGCGCTGCGTCGAGTATGAATAATGGTGGTCGGACAGCTTCTGCAAAGACAATTGGCAGTCTAATAATGCATAGGTATGATGGTGTGAAAGAAGGTCCCAAAACAAATGATGTCATACAGATTATGAGGATGGAACATGGATGTGAGATATCTAAGTCCTTAGCATGGGATGCTCGGGAGTTTGCAATTAGCATGGTTAGAGGTATTCCAGAGAAGAGTTTTGGAAAAATTCCAAAGTACTTGCACATGCTGAGAGAAGCTAATCCAGGAACACATACGTTTTATGAAACCGATGTTGATGGTAGATTCAGATTTCTCTTCGTTTCGTTTGGCCAATCAGTACGAGGTTTTCAGACAGCCATGCGACAAGTTCTTGTGGTAGATGGGACATTTTTGAAGAGCAAATACAAAGGGGTCTTACTTGCTGCGACCGCTTTAGATGGAAACTCTAACTTGTATCCTGTTGCGTTTGCGGTTGTGGACTCAGAAAATGATCGTTCATGGGATTGGTTTATGAGACAGCTAAAGGTTGTTATTGCGGACGAGCATTCTCTAGCTTTTGTGTCAGACAGAAATGCCTCACTTTGTAAGGCAATAGAGAATGTGTATCCTCTTTCTCATCATGGAATTTGCATCCACCATTTGTTGAATAATGTGGTCACACATTACAGAGGAAAGGGACTGGCTGGATTAATTGCAAAAGCTTCTAAAGCTTATAGAGTCATTGATTTTCAGAAGCGATTCCAAGCTGTCTGCAATATTAGTCCAGCTATTGGAAAATATTTAACAGATGCAGATGTTACAAAGTGGGCTCGCTGTCAGTTTCCAGGATTCAGGTATGACATCAGAACGACTAACCCAGCTGAATCAATAAACTCTGCTTTGCGCACACCAAGAGAGTATCCAGTCATTCCTTTGTTGGATAGCATCAGAGAAATGCTGACCCGTTGGTTCTTCGAACGGCGCACACGAAGCAGGAAGCACACAAAACCATTAACTATTGCCATCGAGAAAAAGATAGACAGGCGGATTAATAAGGGTAAAACGTTTCTGGTTCAGCCAGTTGATGAGTACCGTTTTTTGGTTCGCGGAGATACAATCGACTGCCTGGTTGATTTGGATAGAAGAACCTGCTCATGTGGGAAATACGACCTACTGAAAATCCCATGTAGACACGCAATCAAGGCTGGTTTAACAGTTGGTCGAGCCCCATCCTCACTAACGGATGAAATGTACACGACTTCCACTTGGAGAACAGCTTATGAAGAAACTATCAATCCAATAGGTGTTCCGGAGGATAGTTGGGTTGTTCCAGATGATGTCTGGAATGCTAATGTGGAACCTCCTGAATCAAGAAGA